A genomic window from Natrinema sp. HArc-T2 includes:
- a CDS encoding class I SAM-dependent methyltransferase → MAGDQDRDRRDDERTRRTDVRDTYDRIATHFASTREYAWPEVEAFVEAHATECGTASVGLDLGCGNCRHAELLAADLESVVGLDVSRGLLETGRERAVERNFEVALIQGDAASLPLADDIVDLAVYVATLHHLPTRRARRASLDELARVLAPDSRALVSAWSTAHDRFDETDGFDTTVEWTLPGGETVDRFYHIYAPDEFETELADSDLEVLESEVSSGNCYATVAGAELTL, encoded by the coding sequence ATGGCCGGGGATCAGGACCGTGACCGGCGAGACGACGAGCGCACCCGCCGTACCGACGTGCGCGACACCTACGACCGAATCGCGACGCACTTTGCTTCGACGCGGGAGTACGCCTGGCCCGAAGTCGAGGCGTTCGTCGAGGCACACGCAACCGAGTGTGGCACCGCCAGCGTCGGCCTCGACCTCGGCTGTGGCAACTGTCGACACGCCGAACTGCTTGCAGCCGACCTCGAGTCGGTCGTTGGGCTCGATGTCAGTCGCGGATTGCTCGAGACGGGGCGCGAGCGCGCGGTCGAGCGCAACTTCGAGGTTGCACTGATCCAGGGAGACGCGGCCTCGCTGCCGTTGGCGGACGACATCGTCGACCTCGCGGTCTACGTCGCGACGCTGCATCACCTGCCGACCCGGCGTGCCCGCCGGGCGAGTCTCGACGAGCTCGCGCGGGTGCTGGCCCCCGACAGTCGCGCGCTCGTCAGCGCGTGGTCGACCGCCCACGACCGGTTCGACGAAACCGACGGCTTCGATACGACAGTCGAGTGGACCTTGCCCGGCGGCGAAACGGTCGATCGCTTCTATCACATCTACGCGCCCGACGAGTTCGAAACCGAACTCGCCGACAGCGACCTCGAGGTGCTCGAGTCGGAAGTCTCGAGCGGGAACTGTTATGCGACGGTGGCAGGTGCAGAGCTAACGTTGTAG
- a CDS encoding tyrosine-type recombinase/integrase, with protein sequence MSDDLEPITPREAVDLYVSHRELEVSAKTLQNHKYRLNAFVEWCNKVGIDNLNDLTGRDLHRYRVWRQQDVNIVTLRGQLATLRVFLEFCASIDAVEPGMRERVKLPDVDRGDEARDEMLDADRAQKIIGYLERYKRASREHVIMAILWHTGIRLGSLRAVDLEDYEPDEQCFWLRHRPDTGTPLKNQKPAERAIALDDYYCDVLDEYIRFHRHDVVDKHGREPLVTSDRGRLSSGQIRSEVYRLTQPCMIEGCPHDREPKDCEATEYGHYYDCPSSLSPHTIRRGAITYQLREDIPEKIVSDRCDVSSEILDRHYDRRTDREKMEQRRDFIEDL encoded by the coding sequence ATGAGCGACGACCTCGAGCCGATCACGCCACGAGAGGCGGTCGACCTCTACGTCTCGCACCGGGAACTCGAGGTGAGCGCAAAGACCCTCCAGAACCACAAGTACCGACTCAACGCCTTCGTCGAGTGGTGTAACAAGGTCGGGATCGACAACCTCAACGACCTCACTGGTCGCGATCTCCACCGATACCGAGTGTGGCGACAACAGGACGTGAACATCGTCACGCTCCGCGGGCAGCTCGCAACACTGCGCGTCTTCCTCGAGTTCTGCGCGTCGATCGACGCCGTCGAACCTGGGATGCGCGAGCGGGTGAAGTTGCCGGACGTCGACCGTGGTGACGAAGCGCGCGACGAGATGCTCGACGCCGATCGCGCTCAGAAGATCATCGGCTACCTCGAGCGGTACAAGCGCGCGAGCCGCGAGCACGTCATCATGGCGATCCTCTGGCATACGGGGATCCGCCTCGGGAGTCTTCGGGCGGTCGATCTCGAGGACTACGAGCCCGACGAGCAGTGCTTTTGGCTTCGCCACCGCCCGGATACCGGGACGCCGCTCAAGAACCAGAAGCCAGCTGAGCGGGCGATCGCGCTCGACGACTACTACTGCGACGTCCTCGACGAGTACATCCGGTTTCATCGTCACGACGTCGTGGACAAGCACGGACGCGAGCCACTCGTGACAAGCGATCGAGGGCGGCTGAGTTCCGGACAGATCCGTTCGGAGGTGTACCGACTCACGCAGCCCTGCATGATCGAGGGCTGTCCCCACGATCGCGAGCCGAAGGACTGCGAAGCCACTGAGTACGGGCACTACTACGACTGTCCGAGCAGTCTCTCGCCGCACACGATCAGGCGCGGGGCGATCACGTACCAGCTCCGCGAGGACATTCCAGAGAAAATCGTCAGCGATCGGTGTGACGTTTCCTCTGAAATCCTTGATCGCCACTACGACCGCCGTACAGACCGTGAGAAGATGGAACAGCGACGTGACTTCATCGAAGACCTATAA
- a CDS encoding helix-turn-helix transcriptional regulator: MCAALRADGGCDTEATAEPQASAGELVADGGTKWGDLTGFQRDILEAIAGIESDGIDPYGLAIEEDLEEYYDDVLHSRLYQNLDSLVDDGFVERGELDGRTNSYTLTTEAEALLKESVRRRADACGLQMAATDGGDR; the protein is encoded by the coding sequence TTGTGTGCAGCGCTCCGCGCTGACGGCGGCTGCGATACGGAAGCAACTGCAGAACCGCAAGCATCGGCTGGCGAACTGGTGGCCGATGGTGGCACCAAGTGGGGCGACCTCACCGGTTTTCAGCGCGACATTCTCGAGGCGATCGCCGGCATCGAGTCGGACGGGATAGATCCCTACGGACTCGCGATCGAGGAGGATCTCGAGGAGTATTACGACGACGTTCTCCACAGCCGACTGTACCAGAACCTCGACAGTCTGGTCGACGACGGGTTCGTCGAGCGCGGCGAACTCGACGGTCGGACGAACAGCTACACGTTGACGACCGAGGCCGAAGCACTGCTCAAGGAAAGCGTCCGCCGGCGCGCCGACGCCTGCGGACTTCAGATGGCCGCGACCGACGGGGGAGACCGATGA
- a CDS encoding MarR family transcriptional regulator, with product MRYSGDWMSLVDDRILEYIHEHESGSPKKMKDEGRIRYSRQHIARRCRKLAEKGLLTHLGNGVYVITDEGEAYLKGELDTETWSRVNQNGNHNGTAAGNASNST from the coding sequence ATGCGCTACTCGGGAGACTGGATGTCACTCGTGGACGATCGTATCTTAGAGTATATCCACGAGCACGAGTCGGGTTCGCCGAAGAAAATGAAGGACGAGGGGCGAATTCGATACTCCCGGCAACACATCGCTCGCAGATGCCGAAAGTTAGCAGAAAAGGGACTCCTCACTCATCTCGGAAATGGTGTATACGTTATCACAGACGAGGGAGAGGCATATCTGAAAGGTGAACTCGATACTGAGACGTGGTCACGAGTTAACCAGAACGGGAACCACAACGGCACGGCTGCAGGAAACGCGTCGAATTCAACGTAG
- a CDS encoding tyrosine-type recombinase/integrase, whose product MNLKQHEKRDDMKVWLSQDEVTALLEAADGTQQRIAFALGARCGLRSHEVLDVAPDDIVDTDAGTMLRVWHGKGDKFRETPVPRDLATTIRTVDDVREASANSPLVEISSTRSLRRWIRSAADQLHDETGDAGWDHLGFHDLRRTWATALASEDVDPLLVCDWGGWNDLETFLEHYRGSFSPEAQQREREKVRWL is encoded by the coding sequence ATGAATCTGAAACAGCACGAGAAACGAGACGACATGAAGGTGTGGCTCAGTCAGGACGAAGTGACGGCACTTCTCGAGGCTGCCGACGGAACCCAGCAGCGAATCGCATTCGCACTCGGTGCGCGCTGCGGGCTCCGATCTCACGAAGTCCTCGACGTTGCGCCGGATGACATCGTCGATACCGACGCCGGGACGATGCTGCGTGTGTGGCATGGCAAGGGCGACAAGTTCCGTGAGACGCCGGTTCCCCGCGATCTCGCGACGACCATTCGGACGGTCGACGATGTGCGCGAGGCATCAGCCAACTCACCGCTCGTCGAGATCTCGAGCACCCGGTCACTTAGACGGTGGATCCGATCGGCTGCCGATCAGTTGCACGATGAGACCGGCGATGCTGGCTGGGATCACCTCGGCTTCCACGATCTCCGACGGACCTGGGCAACCGCGCTCGCATCTGAGGATGTTGACCCGCTTTTGGTGTGTGACTGGGGTGGGTGGAACGATCTCGAGACCTTCCTCGAGCATTATCGAGGCAGTTTCAGTCCGGAAGCTCAGCAGCGAGAACGTGAAAAGGTTAGATGGCTATAG
- a CDS encoding DUF2971 domain-containing protein — MGDQFEASVPFETLRKEEEIAKVGGGFSRYGRKRVKKARKRNRKFAFLNCWHLNEYGESAAMWDLYSNNNVAIKTTFSKLRKSLQKSDEEIKFTKVKYLDFRPDGDQMPEEDRQKGWTHYVYKRKSFEHEKELRAIVWKPVRIEAQGSERDDGIKPDELTESMLAENLFVEVDTDILISEIRISPKRGQEFEDLVSLVIKRHGFDEEIVVKSDLDHDPLF, encoded by the coding sequence ATGGGCGACCAATTCGAAGCTTCTGTACCTTTTGAAACCTTAAGAAAAGAAGAAGAGATTGCGAAAGTCGGTGGGGGTTTTTCAAGGTATGGAAGGAAAAGAGTGAAAAAGGCACGGAAAAGAAATAGAAAATTTGCCTTTTTGAATTGTTGGCATTTGAATGAATATGGAGAATCTGCAGCCATGTGGGACCTCTATTCAAATAACAATGTAGCGATAAAAACAACTTTCTCAAAACTGAGAAAGAGTCTACAAAAATCAGATGAAGAGATAAAGTTCACGAAGGTAAAATACCTCGATTTTCGACCAGATGGTGACCAGATGCCTGAAGAAGACCGCCAAAAGGGATGGACACATTATGTTTATAAAAGAAAAAGTTTCGAACATGAAAAAGAATTGCGAGCGATAGTATGGAAACCAGTAAGAATAGAAGCACAAGGATCAGAGAGAGATGATGGAATAAAACCTGATGAACTCACTGAAAGTATGTTGGCTGAAAATTTGTTTGTCGAAGTAGATACAGATATCCTTATTAGTGAAATTCGAATATCACCAAAAAGAGGGCAAGAATTTGAGGATCTTGTATCCTTAGTTATCAAGAGACATGGATTCGATGAGGAAATTGTTGTGAAATCAGATTTAGACCATGATCCTCTTTTCTGA
- a CDS encoding ATP-binding protein, with amino-acid sequence MNLAFGARTNWGKSYGLQAYTERNAPEYDRTVLVDYKDEYTGLVESGLLQRLPLRPGTEELSRAQWQQIFEDNGSLQLARDGMTDEAWREAIAVAIEALAQLEERTFLGLDEAHRLAPQKGGYPDAIDTLATTWHGDGMGVAWVTQRFAKLDEDIASQCQASMLGGFGSGNDLDKVRGIVEYPADVHKADAERCPRTLPDELLVDGEPLTLRRFSDAEGNTIGSEWIYSDDTTLQRIDSRDWTLNSTHYGSDRVRIKHPFDD; translated from the coding sequence ATGAACCTCGCGTTCGGTGCCCGAACGAACTGGGGCAAATCGTACGGCTTGCAGGCGTACACGGAGCGCAACGCACCGGAGTACGACCGAACAGTCCTCGTCGACTACAAGGACGAGTACACCGGGCTGGTCGAGTCGGGGCTCCTGCAGCGGCTACCGCTCCGACCAGGAACTGAGGAACTGTCCCGGGCCCAGTGGCAGCAGATATTCGAAGACAACGGCAGCCTACAACTTGCCCGCGACGGCATGACCGACGAAGCCTGGCGTGAGGCGATCGCCGTCGCGATAGAGGCGCTGGCCCAGCTCGAGGAACGCACGTTCCTGGGCCTCGACGAAGCCCACCGACTCGCACCGCAGAAGGGCGGCTATCCCGATGCAATCGACACGCTGGCGACGACATGGCACGGTGACGGGATGGGTGTCGCGTGGGTCACCCAGCGGTTCGCAAAACTCGACGAAGACATCGCCTCGCAGTGTCAGGCGTCAATGCTCGGCGGCTTCGGCAGCGGGAACGACCTCGACAAGGTTCGGGGAATCGTCGAGTACCCGGCCGACGTCCACAAGGCCGACGCCGAGCGGTGTCCGCGAACACTCCCCGACGAACTGCTCGTCGACGGCGAGCCACTCACGCTCCGCCGGTTCAGCGATGCCGAGGGCAACACCATCGGCTCCGAATGGATCTATTCGGACGATACGACCCTCCAACGAATCGATTCACGGGATTGGACGCTCAACAGCACACACTACGGCAGCGACCGAGTCCGAATCAAACACCCCTTCGACGACTAA
- a CDS encoding pentapeptide repeat-containing protein, with the protein MDEPPQGRCGYSWPDDGNEHAEPFPESCCYRPALPQSDHCAWHADREKNIEDLESTRISSEVRRQNSPVTERLDGADLSGIDLSQVTQLSGAGLRGANFSDTDLRGSDLSGTDLRRADFSGANLRGSDLSEADLQGTDFSRANLQDANLSEADLRWGNLEEVTLSRTNFKKADLRDAKLPLEDDFSLDADFTGADLRGVDLPDDLNYISFSRAFLFQHPIDWDERMGVQDSDDVVSELESSEYFGPPTDDIGRYVCMERWPNVEVEKALGFFSWSADFSGKSAHLADFSGAHIWNADFSNSFLDSIDLSNSTLWLSDFSDADLQDADLTGADLRGADLTGADLRGADLTGADLRRTELTGIIIDGNTKCERLFETEELTSKEWNAVARAYHSIKEVFSENGMTGKARNYHTLERRSRGFEAKSTHGWRNSTYWGSQLSRLFTGYGVRIQPLLYWMLVLFSASTIWYVIVGVEDSFLQNVTYSVITFTTSPPNIPSGRITQIIAILETYLGTLFTVLLGYILGNREQF; encoded by the coding sequence ATGGATGAGCCACCACAGGGTCGCTGTGGTTATTCTTGGCCTGATGACGGCAACGAACACGCAGAGCCGTTCCCCGAAAGTTGTTGCTACAGACCAGCGCTACCGCAGAGTGATCATTGTGCTTGGCATGCAGATCGTGAGAAAAATATTGAAGACCTTGAGAGTACTCGGATCTCTTCCGAGGTTCGAAGACAGAATTCACCGGTCACAGAGCGACTTGATGGCGCAGATCTATCTGGTATCGACTTATCCCAGGTTACACAGCTGAGTGGAGCCGGCCTCAGAGGCGCAAATTTTTCAGACACAGATCTTCGAGGTTCTGATCTCTCTGGAACGGATCTCCGGAGGGCTGATTTTTCTGGAGCCAATCTTCGGGGTTCTGATCTCTCTGAAGCAGATCTCCAGGGGACTGATTTTTCTAGAGCAAATCTTCAAGACGCCAACTTGTCAGAAGCAGATCTCAGATGGGGTAACCTAGAAGAGGTAACCCTATCTAGAACAAATTTCAAGAAAGCGGACTTACGTGATGCAAAGTTACCTTTAGAAGATGATTTTTCATTAGATGCTGACTTCACAGGTGCTGATTTGCGTGGCGTTGACCTTCCAGATGATTTGAACTATATTTCATTTAGTCGCGCGTTTTTATTCCAACATCCAATAGACTGGGATGAAAGAATGGGTGTTCAAGATTCAGATGATGTTGTATCAGAACTCGAATCTTCAGAATATTTTGGACCTCCAACTGATGATATAGGGAGATATGTCTGCATGGAGAGATGGCCCAATGTAGAAGTTGAAAAGGCACTAGGTTTTTTCTCATGGTCTGCTGATTTCTCCGGCAAATCGGCTCATTTGGCTGATTTTTCTGGAGCCCATATTTGGAATGCAGATTTTTCTAACTCATTTTTAGATAGTATTGACCTTAGCAATTCGACTTTATGGTTATCTGATTTTTCCGATGCAGATCTACAAGACGCTGATCTAACTGGGGCAGACCTCAGAGGTGCTGATCTGACTGGAGCCGATCTTCGAGGTGCTGACCTTACCGGTGCAGATCTTCGGAGAACTGAGTTAACGGGAATAATAATTGATGGAAATACAAAATGTGAGCGATTATTTGAAACGGAAGAGCTAACATCTAAAGAATGGAACGCCGTTGCCCGAGCATATCATTCTATTAAAGAAGTATTTAGCGAGAATGGAATGACTGGAAAAGCACGAAATTATCATACACTAGAACGCCGATCCCGTGGGTTTGAAGCTAAATCAACACATGGATGGCGAAACTCAACTTACTGGGGGTCTCAACTATCTAGACTCTTCACCGGATATGGGGTTAGAATCCAACCCCTTCTGTATTGGATGCTCGTTCTCTTTTCAGCATCGACAATTTGGTATGTAATTGTAGGAGTTGAGGATAGTTTTCTACAGAATGTCACATATAGTGTGATAACGTTTACAACCTCGCCACCGAATATTCCATCTGGAAGAATAACCCAAATAATAGCTATATTAGAAACCTATCTTGGAACGTTATTCACAGTATTGTTGGGCTATATCCTCGGAAACCGCGAACAATTCTAG
- a CDS encoding phage tail protein, with translation MPGPAAAVAAGEAADKAGDLAENAGDVAEPAAEAVSNVSDNVTQAAENSRGFNIAMVIGAIAFAYVIYRVLSMTRGPGQAADGVGDAAGSLFGGALNAASGAGEAAGGVGGAIGDIWGGSTDAAGGIGGAIGDIWGGTTDAAGGIGGAVGDIWGGSKDLADGASDFGGDVLGDLWGGATDTADGAGDFVGDVADGATDAGGDLFGGLISTGDDAVDGTVDTADDVVDGAVNHGGNAVDGAVDTGQDLVDGATDAGGNMIDGATDFAGGLI, from the coding sequence ATGCCGGGGCCTGCAGCTGCGGTCGCTGCTGGCGAGGCAGCGGACAAAGCCGGCGACTTAGCGGAAAATGCCGGTGATGTCGCTGAGCCTGCAGCCGAGGCCGTCAGCAACGTCTCGGACAACGTCACGCAGGCGGCTGAGAACAGCCGCGGTTTCAACATCGCGATGGTGATCGGCGCGATCGCCTTCGCTTACGTGATCTACCGTGTCCTGAGTATGACTCGCGGGCCGGGCCAAGCAGCAGACGGTGTCGGCGATGCTGCCGGCAGTCTCTTCGGCGGGGCGCTGAACGCCGCCTCTGGCGCTGGTGAGGCAGCAGGCGGTGTCGGCGGTGCGATCGGCGACATCTGGGGCGGCTCGACGGACGCTGCTGGCGGCATCGGTGGTGCGATTGGCGACATCTGGGGAGGTACGACCGATGCAGCCGGCGGAATCGGCGGCGCAGTCGGTGACATCTGGGGTGGCTCGAAAGACCTTGCGGACGGTGCGAGCGACTTCGGTGGTGACGTGCTCGGTGACCTCTGGGGCGGTGCGACCGACACCGCGGACGGCGCTGGCGACTTCGTCGGTGACGTTGCTGACGGTGCAACCGACGCCGGCGGTGACCTCTTCGGCGGCCTCATCTCAACCGGCGACGACGCCGTCGACGGTACGGTCGACACGGCTGACGACGTTGTCGACGGTGCAGTCAACCACGGCGGCAACGCCGTCGATGGGGCGGTCGACACAGGTCAGGATCTTGTCGACGGCGCAACCGACGCCGGCGGCAACATGATCGATGGCGCGACCGACTTCGCCGGAGGGCTGATCTAA
- a CDS encoding ribbon-helix-helix domain-containing protein gives MDHNPSSRVSFGCPDDLLETLDEIAEREDKNRSEKLRDLVQKEVEAKGDLDEPQPILPDNEQLADAYRMLHERASAPHKIKRRVKLETAKNKLYDNDTPKAAVLEEIIKPLESLGYVSVEPGNQSVWIFVRPMRYTDSEDIVTFGEKAVS, from the coding sequence ATGGATCACAACCCCTCGAGTCGTGTTTCGTTCGGCTGTCCCGACGACCTTCTCGAGACGCTCGACGAGATCGCCGAGCGCGAGGACAAGAACCGCAGCGAGAAGCTCCGCGACCTGGTCCAGAAAGAAGTCGAGGCGAAAGGCGATCTCGATGAACCCCAGCCGATCCTTCCCGACAACGAACAGCTCGCCGACGCCTACCGGATGCTCCACGAGCGGGCGTCTGCACCTCACAAGATCAAGCGTCGCGTGAAACTCGAGACAGCGAAGAACAAGCTCTACGACAACGACACGCCGAAAGCGGCTGTTCTCGAGGAGATTATCAAGCCGCTCGAAAGTCTCGGCTACGTTTCGGTCGAACCGGGCAACCAGAGCGTGTGGATCTTCGTTCGACCGATGCGCTACACCGACAGTGAGGACATCGTCACATTTGGAGAGAAAGCAGTCTCATAG
- a CDS encoding SWIM zinc finger family protein codes for MSAFPEPTDGEPVDFLEERDGDTESWARADPREALIEPFGRFGYKVTLRDGESVHYCALGLEDDEYIGRCDCKGWEYHDGPCAHLCTLRKADFLGLIDVEATDGSPDDEHEMHHATGETLEGEPHDAAIERTRDYEREMEGRA; via the coding sequence ATGAGCGCCTTCCCAGAACCCACTGACGGCGAACCTGTCGACTTCCTCGAGGAACGCGACGGCGACACCGAGTCATGGGCTCGAGCGGATCCACGCGAGGCGCTGATCGAGCCGTTCGGACGGTTCGGCTACAAGGTCACGCTCAGAGACGGCGAGAGCGTCCACTACTGCGCGCTTGGCCTCGAGGACGACGAGTACATCGGTCGGTGTGACTGCAAAGGCTGGGAGTACCACGACGGGCCGTGCGCCCATCTCTGCACGCTCCGGAAGGCCGACTTCCTCGGACTGATCGACGTCGAGGCGACCGACGGCAGCCCCGACGACGAACACGAAATGCACCACGCAACCGGCGAGACGCTCGAGGGAGAGCCACATGACGCCGCGATCGAGCGGACACGAGACTACGAGCGGGAGATGGAGGGTCGCGCATGA